A window of the Planococcus citri chromosome 4, ihPlaCitr1.1, whole genome shotgun sequence genome harbors these coding sequences:
- the LOC135844848 gene encoding transmembrane ascorbate-dependent reductase CYB561-like → MFLEYILGMKMSGVLSRADAETMAEPKPKVETDLDIAKCCEITLSKEENCNAKENLKGFLPLIVVAQFLGLLPILFIIYWAFSRAGGMVHCVLKMSNLHIILSSISFVYLMGNSILTFRILRNWPKNTLKMIHALIGGLNCILTIVSVWAAFNFHARAGSADLYSVHSWIGMITLIMYITQVVAGFYSFLYPGISAPKRTVLMPYHRFAGQALLALSVLAAVTGINEKAIFMLGKCYEEKALEGILLNLSSVLFTLFAIVVIYTASSMEYKRYPRLEDDLSSPIKVNDSFDDIKI, encoded by the exons ATGTTTCTGGAGTATATCCTTGGAATGAAAATGAGTGGAGTTTTATCCAGAGCTGATGCTGAAACGATGGCCGAGCCCAAACCCAAGGTTGAAACTGATCTTGATATAGCCAAATGTTGTGAAATTACTCTTAGTAAAG AAGAAAACTGCAATgcaaaagaaaacttgaaaggATTTCTACCACTGATCGTCGTAGCCCAATTTCTGGGCTTATTACCGATATTATTCATCATTTATTGGGCCTTTTCTCGAGCTGGAGGAATGGTGCACTGTGTATTGAAGATGTCCAATTTGCACATAATTTTGTCCAGCATCAGTTTCGTATATTTGATGGGAAATT CCATTCTCACCTTTCGAATACTTCGTAACTGGCCGAAAAATACCCTAAAAATGATTCACGCCCTGATTGGAGGGCTCAACTGTATATTAACAATAGTCAGCGTTTGGGctgctttcaattttcacgcCAGAGCTGGTTCTGCTGATTTATACTCCGTGCATAGTTGGATTGGAATGATCACCCTGATTATGTACATTACTCAG GTTGTTGCTGGCTTTTACTCGTTTTTGTATCCGGGTATTTCAGCTCCTAAGCGGACAGTGTTGATGCCTTACCATAGATTCGCTGGTCAAGCCTTGCTGGCTTTGAGTGTACTGGCTGCGGTTACGGGGATTAATGAAAAGGCTATTTTCATGTT AGGAAAATGCTACGAAGAAAAAGCATTGGAGGGAATTCTACTCAACTTGTCGAGTGTTCTATTTACTCTTTTTGCCATCGTTGTGATATATACGGCGTCCAGTATGGAATATAAAAGGTATCCACGTCTGGAAGATGATTTATCCAGCCCGATTAAagtgaatgattcatttgatGATATCAAGATTTAA